CAATGGTGCCTGTTTCTTCCTGCTACCCTCCCCAAATCATTTCgtttttgttgcatttttcatCGTAACAGGATAACTTCCAATACACAAAATGTCACCATTTATGCTTAGTCTTGAGGCAATCATTACTTACTTTACACATTTTAAGCATGGAAGAAAACTCAACTCCTCTCATATTGCACTGCCTAGATCCTTAATGTCAGAACATAACCCATCCTGAAAAGGTCACATGTACCAAGTGTTTAGTTTGACTGTTTTCCTTGGCTTAAGGACTATAAAATGAATATAAGCCTTCCTTCATCACATATGGGTCAAACAATGTCCCACAATGCTTTCTAATGTTATTACCCAAGAAGGGAAATGGATCACATTCATCTTTTCTTTAAATTGTAAAATGATCTTACTTGACATACATATCTTTAAATAATTCAGAAATTTTAGTTAAAATAAGAGGTTGGAGAGAAACAATGTGCAGCTGATAGTATTAGTTTTTCTCTATAATGTAACTTGCAATTTGATCACAGGAACTATGATCATTCTGATACACAGTACAGTATTACAAAGAGGCTTTGTAATGTAACATTTTATTTCTCCAAACACAATACACTTGTTCTTATAAATATcaaattttcttcctttctttaggATTCCTCCACCCTTCTGCCCCCACATTACTTAGAAAAAGATAACATTTCTTTAATGCTTTCCACGAATATCAAATCTATAAACTACTGGTGTAGACTGTGGTGTAGAGGTATCGCCTACATTTTTGCCTCAACATTAAAACTACAAACTCAGAAGTCAGTTTGTAGACATAAACCTATTACAATATACTACAAAGGATCATCATTGGATACTTGTAATTTTAGCTGTGTTTTTGAAGACTTTGTTTCCATGATAATCATTCTACAGATACAGCCTCTGTTTCTTAATTTCACGATTATTTGTTGaaatcaaaaacatttttaaaaatgctccaTTCCAATGTGTTTAGGCTTCAGATGCTGAAAATACTGTTATAGACAAAGTTCTGTAAAAGGATCTGAATGCTTTAACAATCAGATCCTAAGCCAAAGCACCCACAAATATATTGCAAAATAGACAGCAGGAAGGCAGCTGTAACAAACAGAATCTTATTAatcgtgatcagagataatgggaagtgcagatgctggagaatgcgagataacaaagtgtgaagctggatgaacacagcaggccaagcagtatcttaggagcacaaaagctgacgtttcaggcctagacccttcagagagggggatgggggaaggttctgaaataaacagggggagagggggaggtgaactgaagatggatagaggagaagataggtggagaggagagtataggtggggaggtagggaggggataggtcagtccagggaggacagacaggtcaaggaggcgagatgaggttagtaggtggaaaatggaggtgcggcttgaggtgggaggagggggataggtgagaggaaggaaaGGTTAGGGAGATGAGAACAagttgggctggtattgggatgcagtgggggaaggggagattttgaagcttgtgaaggccacattgataccattggcctgcagggttcctaaACAgaatgggttgctgttcctgcaaccttcaggtggcatcattatggcactgcaggaggcccaggatgaacatgtcgtctaacaaatgggagggggagtctaCTTCACCTTTATGTGTACTTTGAAAATGTAAAGACTCAGTTGGGTCAATCCATCTTCAGAAAGGAGAGAAGAAATATCAGGTGGATCTTCCATAGTTAAATGAGGGAAGAACGATGCAACAGTCTTCCACTGAAAACCACAATTTTTGACATCATCTTGAACAGTGCCAGGGGCAATCACGTAGATATCcatttcctgtttattcccaaagTGTTTGGAAGCAGAACTGCCAAGTAGTTCATTCACAGTGTTAGTGAGGACAGACACATCAGAACCTCCCAGGTCAATGATTCTAATTAACTTTTCATCTGATTTGACATTAAGAAGATACCTAGGAGGCATGTAGGTGTGGTAAAAAACCAAATTCTGCTCGGTCTGGCTAAGCAAAGGATTTTCTGAGTGAAGAACTTTTTCTAAATAAGATAGACAAGGAATTAGTCCACCCTGGTGCAGACAGCCAAAAAACACTGACCCCAAGAGATTAAACACCACTATTACAACTTTCCAACTCAGCATCTCACATTTTGAAGCACTAAGAATAACAAGTGGCACAATAAGTGGACTGATATAGCGTGGCTCTTGATGACTAAACATTGACAGAACAACAATAGGAATAAAATAAACCAACAGTAAATACTCAGTAACTTGAGCAGTCATAGAAAACTTTGTAggaaatttattttccaaattgtcTTTCAGAGGGGTATGGCCACTGGCTTTGCAGGCAAATTTGCTGACTATTGTTTTGACACCAGCTGTCACAGCAGCTAAGTGGAGACCGCCAAACAGCAGGAGACCATTCACTGTCAGATGTGTAAACCAGGGGTGACTACCATGTGCGATAAGGCTTTTTTCATCCAAGTTGTATAAAATTAGATTAACTGGTGTTAAAACGAGATGTTGGCTTATGTTGACAAAGAGTGTATATATGTTATTCCCATCTTTCAAAAACCAAGCCCTTTCAAACAATGAACCAAAATACAATGCATCTGTCACAATGAAAAGAAAACTGGTTGCAATTACAGAGGATAAAAGGCCAAAGAAATGCTTCACCATTTGTCTTAAACCAAACTGAAGCATGCCTTTCTGATCATAAGAAAGCCATAGGAGCATTGGTACTAAAGCATaaccaataaatgttggcctgttAAAAAAACCAGAGACCAAAACAATCCCAATAAAAtgttttttcttccttctttcctttttctcATGTGTTGCCACACTTGCTTGCTTTATATCCATAGCTACTAACAGCAGTAGTAACGCAAAAAGCACCGCTTCTATAGCATTTGAAAATGTCCGGGTGTAGAAAACTAACATCACATGCGACCCACTCAGTAGTGTTAATGCTTTCCATGGATCTTCGCCCCAAAGGCAGGCTAAATGGTATATAGAATAATCTAGTATAAAGGACACACATGTCAGGTAGCATCTGGGGAAAACCAACAAACTGTAACCATTTATGATTCTGTCAAATAGGCCAGAATTGTGCAAAGCTTTAAGGGTTGTGAATGAAAATCCAGTAGTGATCAATGGAATCAGAACTGATCTGCTGGGATAGCTGGTATTGAATTCCCAAGTACGGAATGTTTTGAGATTCAAAATATCCCCTGTAAAGAAAAAATGCATTCAAAATGAGAAAAACAAATTACTTTAATTATATATACTTTTTTAGAAAATTCAGACATCAAATTAACTCTTACCTTTGATAATTCCATCTTAATCTCATCCAATTCTTGAACTCACTATCTCCTTAGATGTTTAATGGTGCTGCATCTCCTCTATTGCTAATGCTGGCTTACTGAAACAAGTGTCTTTTTTTCCTGtagtaaaagcttcttttttctctccctcattgATGAAGTACAAGAAAATGCTACTCATTTGCATGATGGTTGTTCTGTCATTTCTGGATTCCAAGGTAATGTAAACTTTGTCATAATAATCAAAAAACTCAtccactgcatacccattactcTTTTCCTCTAAGTGCCAATTACACCATCTTTCTTGTGTTTTCAATATAATGAGATCAAGACTTGCTGCTCCACCTCCTGCTTGAAATCATCTTTTCCAGAGCTTAAAATCTGTAGAAATATAGTTACCACTTCAGTCTTCAATTCCTTCTACAGTCtaagattttaaaatatatactTGGCATCGCCTAATCATTACTTCCTGAATTATCTCCTCTTCTTTTCTATTGTTTTGGTTGTTGTGGAATCCTTCACTGAGGTTTCATCCTAACAAAGAAAAATCATATTCCAGCTCATTTACAAATACCAGGGAATAAAAGCAACAGACATAAGGTATTTTGATCAGGAATACAAGGTTACTGGACTACACAATTCATCAAGTTTGCTACTTACTTTTTTCTCCATCATTTCCCCTTATCCAACCAAGAAGGTGAAGTCATAAACAGAGCTAACAGGATACGtaatactgaaaaaaaatgatGCTTTGCTGTAGGTTGGATTTGTGGAAGCTTGGGTTGTAACAGGCTGTAATATAATTACCTACACTGACTCTTGATCCGacttttttttccagcaactgctagCCACGGAAGGTTACTTTCACACAAAACATCACACCAATATTTTAGTGAGGCTATGTTGGCTTTGCTGATAAATGTCAAGTTGCATCACGCACTGTTTCTAATTTTCTATAGAGTGTCACAAATAGATGCCTTACACTTGTTTAAAATATTGTCTGCCTCCAGACTCCTAGATATCAAAACAAAAGCTGAATGCAGTTGTTTCCTGTGAATTTGTACGATGTCTAATTGAATGGTACCTAttaaaatgtccatcttcttttGAATATTTATTATTGAAG
The sequence above is drawn from the Stegostoma tigrinum isolate sSteTig4 chromosome 14, sSteTig4.hap1, whole genome shotgun sequence genome and encodes:
- the LOC125457527 gene encoding GPI mannosyltransferase 4-like, coding for MFKLKQKTMQVYKYINVKNGLMLQGDILNLKTFRTWEFNTSYPSRSVLIPLITTGFSFTTLKALHNSGLFDRIINGYSLLVFPRCYLTCVSFILDYSIYHLACLWGEDPWKALTLLSGSHVMLVFYTRTFSNAIEAVLFALLLLLVAMDIKQASVATHEKKERRKKKHFIGIVLVSGFFNRPTFIGYALVPMLLWLSYDQKGMLQFGLRQMVKHFFGLLSSVIATSFLFIVTDALYFGSLFERAWFLKDGNNIYTLFVNISQHLVLTPVNLILYNLDEKSLIAHGSHPWFTHLTVNGLLLFGGLHLAAVTAGVKTIVSKFACKASGHTPLKDNLENKFPTKFSMTAQVTEYLLLVYFIPIVVLSMFSHQEPRYISPLIVPLVILSASKCEMLSWKVVIVVFNLLGSVFFGCLHQGGLIPCLSYLEKVLHSENPLLSQTEQNLVFYHTYMPPRYLLNVKSDEKLIRIIDLGGSDVSVLTNTVNELLGSSASKHFGNKQEMDIYVIAPGTVQDDVKNCGFQWKTVASFFPHLTMEDPPDISSLLSEDGLTQLSLYIFKVHIKVK